One genomic segment of Misgurnus anguillicaudatus chromosome 25, ASM2758022v2, whole genome shotgun sequence includes these proteins:
- the LOC129426157 gene encoding E3 ubiquitin/ISG15 ligase TRIM25-like, with amino-acid sequence MAEARVFKDKFSCSVCLDLLKDPVSIPCGHSYCKSCITNYWDQNEMRIYSCPQCRQTFIPRPVLLKNVMIAEMVEELKKTKLQPAVPADTYSEAGDVECDACTERKYKAVKSCLECLKSYCQNHLKQHEHFFNDRRHHLMNPTRQLHEMICSKHNKQLEIYCRTDQHCICYLCTMDEHKNHDTVTAVAERTEKQRVLGERQIKLHQIIEEREKELQELREAVDSHARSAQTAVEDSERIFTELIRSIERRRSEVIQLIRDQEKTAVSQAEGVMKRLEEEIDDLKRRDAELKQFSHTDNHIHFLQVTQL; translated from the exons ATGGCAGAAGCTCGTGTTTTTAAGGACAAGTTCAGCTGTTCAGTGTGTTTGGATCTCCTGAAGGATCCAGTGAGCATTCCCTGTGGACACAGTTACTGTAAGAGCTGTATTACAAACTACTGGGATCAGAATGAGATGAGAATCTACAGCTGCCCTCAATGCAGACAAACCTTCATACCAAGacctgttttattaaaaaatgtgatgattgcTGAAATGGTGGAGGAACTGAAGAAGACAAAACTTCAGCCTGCTGTTCCTGCTGACACTTATTCTGAAGCGGGAGATGTGGAGTGTGACGCCTGTACTGAGAGAAAATACAAAGCTGTCAAGTCCTGTCTGGAGTGTCTGAAGTCTTACTGTCAAAATCATCTTAAACaacatgaacatttcttcaATGACAGGAGACATCATTTGATGAATCCCACCAGACAACTTCATGAGATGATCTGCtcaaaacataataaacaacTAGAAATCTACTGTCGCACCGACCAACACTGCATTTGTTATCTGTGTACGATGGACGAACATAAAAACCATGATACTGTGACAGCTGTAGCAGAAAGAACTGAGAAACAG AGAGTTTTGGGAGAGCGACAGATAAAATTACATCAAATAATtgaggagagagagaaggagCTTCAGGAGCTGAGAGAGGCTGTGGACTCTCATGCG CGCTCTGCACAGACAGCAGTGGAGGACAGTGAGAGGATCTTTACTGAACTGATCCGCTCCATTGAGAGAAGACGATCTGAGGTGATACAactgatcagagatcaggaaaAGACGGCAGTGAGTCAAGCTGAAGGAGTCATGAAGCGTCTGGAGGAGGAGATTGATGATCTGAAGAGGAGAGACGCTGAACTGAAGCAGTTTTCACATACAGACAATCACATCCATTTCCTACAGGTAACACAACTCTGA